AGTTTTGCAATCCCGGACAAACAAACGCCGGTCTTGCTCAGGCTTGAAAAAGGTTGAGGAAAAATGAAGCGTGCGCGAAATCCAAGTGATCGCCCCAGCTGAGTCCTGGCTGCACAGGGTCCCCGTGGCGCTAAGTGTCAGGCCCGCCCACCACGTGTCTCCCTTACTGCTTCGCCTCCCCGCCGTCCTGGAACTTACCTTAGGGGGGTGGGATGCTCAGTAGCCCCCTAACCAACTGGAAAAGTCAAGCAGCTCCTGCTCCATCGGGCTTAGCTCTCCCTCGCAGCTGCTTTCCTCCGACGAGTAGGCGGAGCGCGGGGAGGTAGGCTCAGAGCAGCCCAGGCGGTCCGGGGACGGAGACGTAGAGGCGCAGGACAGAGACGCGCtggcaggggaggcagagggctGCGCGCACTCATCGGACGGCGGAGTAGCGGGTGTTAACAGCCCCCCAGCGAGCGCGGCACGCACCGCGTCGTGCTCTGCGAGCAGCCGCTGCAGCGCACGAATGTACTCTACCGCGGAGCGCAGCGTCTCCACCTTACTCAGCTTCTTGTTGGCGCCGCCGTGCGGCACGTGCTGCCGCAGCGCCTGGAAGCCCAAGTTTACCAGCTTTACGCGGTTG
This Mus musculus strain C57BL/6J chromosome 7, GRCm38.p6 C57BL/6J DNA region includes the following protein-coding sequences:
- the Ascl2 gene encoding achaete-scute homolog 2, yielding MEAHLDWYGVPGLQEASDACPRESCSSALPEAREGANVHFPPHPVPREHFSCAAPELVAGAQGLNASLMDGGALPRLMPTSSGVAGACAARRRQASPELLRCSRRRRSGATEASSSSAAVARRNERERNRVKLVNLGFQALRQHVPHGGANKKLSKVETLRSAVEYIRALQRLLAEHDAVRAALAGGLLTPATPPSDECAQPSASPASASLSCASTSPSPDRLGCSEPTSPRSAYSSEESSCEGELSPMEQELLDFSSWLGGY